One genomic region from Cydia pomonella isolate Wapato2018A chromosome 4, ilCydPomo1, whole genome shotgun sequence encodes:
- the LOC133517488 gene encoding uncharacterized protein LOC133517488, with product MCIAPRRGPLLLICLRKAINIRIRGVALLNTHPRRVCAVIIPRRDQAQATANIVLRREQTIVGTRGQINVEITPHIVPETGVLIGTGATPVAISGAHPLLTKITLISEGAFDSRPFQAGQLQHFYKKWKDLQAPPFILKIIQGYRIPFLTKPPLIAPPQNESYATRSSPEMTAVIRELRDQGALETATTSPSFLSTMFLVEKGDGSQRPIFNLRALNFYVRTESFRLINVVKIQDFLQSRDWLAKIDLSQAYFHIPIVKSHRRFLRLVYQNQLLQMTCLAFGLSSAPKVFASVTNWIAQVLRERGVRILVYLDDFLIAHQNPHTLETHINMATKLLQELGWQINWEKSILNPRTRLEYLGIIWDPWNDEKSLPEKKVLKILSFISNLVHQQGADLKELQSLAGMLNFASFVVPRGRLNFRHIQNRVNQLLYQHPKKRFLLPSETLAEMNWWKTNCRNTSPMQIPPPTHYLTTDASDVAWGGKLNNAHFSGLWTAAEKKLHCNQKELLTILKILQLNQSHDLYDASLLIQSDSRTVVAYLRNEGGTRSDMLMTLTYKIYQFLDMFRIRLRIYHLPGIYNVEADHLSRLKVLPEWHLLPKATSPIFRKWGTPQIDLFASRTAHVVAAYCSLDQTDSQALFCDALSLMWSFKLAWVFPPPCLIPRILHHLNQASGVYLMVVPRWERVFWRADLKSRAMGPPHTIWNLKDVLVDVATGLPPPKVDQMTLEVWRCGGGRGT from the coding sequence ATGTGCATCGCCCCGCGCAGGGGTCCTTTGCTACTAATATGCCTGCGCAAGGCTATCAATATCAGAATAAGAGGCGTGGCCCTCCTCAATACACACCCGCGCAGGGTATGTGCAGTCATTATCCCTCGCAGGGACCAGGCCCAAGCAACTGCCAACATTGTCCTGCGCAGGGAACAAACAATAGTGGGGACCAGAGGACAAATCAACGTCGAGATAACACCACATATCGTCCCCGAAACTGGCGTCCTAATCGGAACGGGCGCGACACCCGTGGCAATAAGCGGAGCGCATCCCCTTCTTACAAAGATAACTCTAATAAGCGAAGGCGCTTTTGACTCGAGGCCCTTCCAAGCAGGACAACTacaacatttttacaaaaaatggaAAGACCTACAAGCACCgcctttcattttaaaaataattcagggGTATCGCATACCCTTCTTAACGAAACCGCCTCTCATAGCACCACCTCAAAACGAGAGCTATGCAACACGGTCATCGCCGGAAATGACTGCGGTAATTCGGGAACTGAGAGATCAGGGGGCCTTAGAGACAGCCACCACCAGCCCAAGCTTTTTATCAACAATGTTTCTGGTGGAAAAGGGGGATGGCTCCCAAAGGCCCATTTTCAACCTACGGGCCCTGAATTTCTATGTCCGAACCGAATCCTTCCGTTTGATAAATGTTGTCAAAATACAGGATTTTCTTCAAAGCAGGGACTGGCTTGCAAAGATAGACCTGTCTCAAGCATATTTTCATATCCCGATTGTGAAAAGTCATCGGAGGTTCCTGCGACTTGTTTACCAAAACCAGCTGCTGCAGATGACATGTCTCGCGTTTGGCTTGAGTTCGGCACCAAAAGTTTTCGCTTCAGTTACGAATTGGATCGCTCAAGTACTGAGAGAGCGTGGAGTGAGAATCCTGGTTTATTTGGACGATTTTTTAATAGCTCACCAGAACCCACATACTCTCGAAACCCACATAAATATGGCGACGAAATTGCTGCAAGAGTTGGGATGGCAGATCAATTGGGAGAAATCCATCTTAAATCCCAGGACCCGCCTAGAGTACTTGGGTATAATATGGGATCCGTGGAACGACGAAAAAAGTCTCCCCGAAAAGAAAGTACTCAAAATATTGAGCTTCATATCGAATCTTGTTCACCAACAGGGTGCGGATCTCAAAGAACTGCAATCTTTAGCGGGGATGCTGAACTTTGCAAGTTTCGTAGTACCGAGAGGTCGCCTAAACTTTCGTCACATACAGAACAGAGTCAACCAGCTTCTGTATCAACACCCGAAAAAGCGGTTCTTACTCCCCAGCGAAACACTGGCAGAAATGAATTGGTGGAAGACCAATTGTCGGAACACATCGCCTATGCAGATCCCTCCACCAACACATTATTTAACAACCGACGCATCGGATGTGGCATGGGGAGGAAAGTTGAACAATGCGCACTTCTCGGGTCTTTGGACTGCAGCAGAGAAGAAATTGCACTGCAACCAAAAAGAACTACTGACTATCCTCAAAATTCTGCAGCTGAATCAGTCTCACGATCTGTACGACGCTTCGCTATTAATTCAGAGCGACAGCCGAACTGTGGTAGCATATCTGAGAAACGAAGGCGGTACTCGGTCGGACATGCTTATGACCTTAACCTACAAGATATACCAGTTTCTGGATATGTTTCGGATTCGGCTGCGTATCTACCATCTTCCAGGAATATACAATGTCGAAGCCGACCACCTTTCAAGGCTAAAGGTGCTCCCCGAGTGGCATTTGCTACCAAAAGCCACGTCACCAATCTTTCGCAAGTGGGGAACGCCTCAAATCGACCTGTTCGCATCCCGGACGGCGCATGTAGTAGCGGCGTACTGTTCACTGGATCAGACCGACAGTCAGGCGCTATTTTGCGATGCTCTGAGCCTAATGTGGAGTTTCAAACTAGCATGGGTCTTTCCGCCCCCATGTTTGATACCCAGAATCCTACACCACCTAAATCAAGCCAGTGGAGTGTATTTGATGGTAGTCCCCAGATGGGAGAGAGTGTTTTGGCGCGCGGACCTAAAGAGTCGAGCCATGGGGCCCCCACATACGATATGGAACTTGAAGGACGTACTAGTCGATGTAGCCACCGGTCTTCCTCCGCCGAAAGTAGATCAAATGACCCTGGAGGTCTGGAGGTGTGGGGGTGGTCGAGGGACCTAG